Proteins found in one Campylobacter lari genomic segment:
- the prfB gene encoding peptide chain release factor 2, with amino-acid sequence MDNYEYSELLKKLKNKVGNIASIIKPEEIKARLKEIENLENSPSFWSDVKQAGVIGKEKTKISNLLKNYENANNALNDASELFDLANSENDLDTIEALFEDANKLEDLIVNLEISMLLSGENDGKNAIVSIHPGAGGTESNDWASMLYRMYLRFCEREGFKVETLDFQEGEEAGLKDVSFLVKGENAYGYLKAENGIHRLVRTSPFDSAGRRHTSFSSVMVSPELDDDIEIEIEEKDIRIDYYRASGAGGQHVNKTESAVRITHMPSGIVVQCQNDRSQHKNKATAFKMLKSRLYELELMKQQDEANSSEKSEIGWGHQIRSYVLFPYQQVKDTRSNEAFSQVDNILDGDIKKIIEGVLIAQKAQD; translated from the coding sequence ATGGATAATTACGAATACAGCGAACTTTTAAAAAAATTAAAAAACAAAGTTGGAAATATCGCTTCTATTATTAAACCTGAAGAGATAAAAGCTAGATTAAAAGAAATAGAAAATTTAGAAAATTCCCCTTCTTTTTGGAGTGATGTAAAACAAGCAGGAGTGATAGGTAAAGAAAAAACTAAAATTTCAAATTTACTTAAAAATTATGAAAATGCAAACAATGCTTTAAATGATGCAAGCGAGCTTTTTGATCTAGCAAATAGTGAAAATGATTTAGACACTATAGAAGCTTTATTTGAAGATGCAAATAAGCTAGAAGATCTTATCGTAAATCTTGAAATTTCTATGCTTTTAAGTGGGGAAAATGATGGTAAAAATGCCATAGTTTCCATTCACCCAGGAGCAGGTGGAACGGAGAGTAATGACTGGGCTAGCATGCTTTATAGGATGTATTTGAGATTTTGTGAAAGAGAAGGTTTTAAAGTAGAAACACTTGACTTTCAAGAAGGCGAAGAAGCAGGGCTTAAAGATGTGAGCTTTTTAGTTAAAGGTGAAAATGCTTATGGGTATTTAAAAGCTGAAAATGGCATTCATCGTTTAGTAAGAACTTCTCCATTTGATAGCGCAGGGCGTCGCCATACGAGTTTTTCTAGTGTGATGGTTTCACCTGAGCTTGATGATGATATAGAAATAGAAATTGAAGAAAAAGATATAAGGATTGATTATTATAGAGCAAGCGGAGCAGGTGGACAGCATGTTAATAAAACCGAATCAGCAGTGCGTATAACTCATATGCCAAGTGGTATAGTAGTGCAATGTCAAAACGATAGAAGCCAACATAAAAACAAAGCAACTGCTTTTAAAATGTTAAAATCACGCCTTTATGAACTTGAGCTTATGAAACAACAAGATGAAGCAAATTCAAGTGAAAAAAGTGAGATAGGTTGGGGACATCAAATCCGCTCTTATGTGCTTTTTCCTTATCAACAAGTCAAAGACACACGCTCAAATGAAGCTTTTTCACAGGTTGATAATATCTTAGATGGGGATATTAAAAAAATCATAGAAGGTGTTTTAATAGCACAAAAAGCACAAGATTAA
- a CDS encoding universal stress protein yields the protein MEKILVCVDVLEPCRESLHYGVYLAKKLDLPLMFLYTIEPNFTNAELACSFGIGASGCVIEDLVEEQSQKNENLCKKGQRILEEFCAYAKEQGVKECFSVQRDGDLEEILKEYNDQIRLAIAGLKGGGKKNKIGIHTEELVRALNVPILLVNSAFKEIKSVMMAYDGSNLAKKAIEQAIKRPIFKEAKRYVVNVSKDEKASCELLAQVGQIFKEANLNVQTQHLNGEITQALFDFGEQNDIDLLIMGAYSHHWVKSILFGSLTNDILTKAKKPLLLIR from the coding sequence ATGGAAAAAATTCTAGTTTGTGTGGATGTTTTAGAACCTTGTAGGGAAAGTTTGCATTATGGGGTGTATTTAGCTAAAAAGTTAGATTTACCTTTAATGTTTTTATATACCATAGAACCAAATTTTACTAATGCTGAATTAGCTTGTAGTTTTGGAATAGGTGCTAGTGGATGTGTGATTGAAGATTTAGTAGAAGAGCAAAGCCAAAAAAATGAAAATCTTTGTAAAAAAGGGCAAAGAATTTTAGAAGAATTTTGTGCTTATGCAAAAGAACAAGGTGTAAAAGAATGCTTTAGCGTGCAAAGAGATGGAGATTTGGAAGAGATTTTAAAAGAATACAATGATCAAATAAGATTAGCCATAGCAGGTTTAAAAGGCGGAGGTAAGAAAAATAAAATAGGCATTCATACAGAAGAATTAGTAAGAGCTTTAAATGTGCCTATTTTGCTTGTAAATTCTGCATTTAAAGAGATTAAAAGTGTGATGATGGCTTATGATGGGAGTAATTTAGCTAAAAAGGCCATAGAGCAAGCCATTAAAAGACCTATTTTCAAAGAAGCAAAGCGTTATGTGGTAAATGTGTCTAAGGATGAAAAAGCTTCTTGTGAGTTATTAGCTCAAGTAGGTCAAATTTTTAAAGAAGCAAATTTAAATGTGCAAACACAGCATTTAAATGGAGAGATTACTCAAGCTTTATTTGATTTTGGTGAGCAAAATGATATAGATTTATTGATTATGGGGGCTTACTCACATCACTGGGTAAAAAGTATTTTATTTGGTAGTTTGACAAATGATATTTTAACTAAGGCTAAAAAACCTTTATTGTTAATTCGCTAA
- a CDS encoding potassium channel family protein, producing MLHHRLLNHYISIYHKSTKQFLFVWTLLAVVPLFCSFLFDELAIYATGKITSEILFLILNIIPIMVAMALMMFLLISIWAAFSSKINIKEKFFIILYAYVLIWFAYGNLYYFSCDVDNYNRMLIATQKNENLDIVDLQEKVIEVQFQTPIRGIHNFWSLNDELKPQIQNRIKGLVDCYYFSGVTMLTIGFGDVTPVSSLLRLFSVFQGFLGQVIVVIAMGLWINQAGKQ from the coding sequence ATGTTGCACCATAGACTTTTAAATCATTATATTAGCATTTATCACAAAAGCACCAAACAATTTCTTTTTGTTTGGACTTTGCTTGCTGTGGTGCCTTTATTTTGTAGTTTTTTATTTGACGAGCTTGCCATTTATGCAACGGGTAAAATTACTTCTGAAATTTTATTTTTAATTTTAAATATTATTCCTATTATGGTAGCTATGGCATTGATGATGTTTTTGCTTATTAGTATTTGGGCTGCTTTTAGTAGTAAGATTAATATCAAAGAAAAATTTTTTATTATTTTATATGCTTATGTTTTGATATGGTTTGCGTATGGGAATTTGTATTATTTTTCTTGTGATGTAGATAATTACAATAGAATGTTAATTGCTACTCAAAAAAATGAAAATTTAGATATTGTAGATTTGCAAGAAAAAGTTATAGAGGTGCAGTTTCAAACCCCTATAAGAGGAATTCATAATTTTTGGTCTTTAAATGATGAGTTAAAACCTCAAATTCAAAATAGAATAAAAGGTTTAGTTGATTGTTATTATTTTAGCGGAGTTACTATGCTAACAATAGGCTTTGGCGATGTAACGCCTGTTAGTTCTTTACTAAGATTATTTAGCGTATTTCAAGGATTTTTAGGGCAGGTTATTGTTGTGATTGCTATGGGGCTTTGGATTAACCAAGCAGGTAAGCAATAG
- the rimO gene encoding 30S ribosomal protein S12 methylthiotransferase RimO, with the protein MPKLFLMSLGCNKNLVDSEIMLGRLSDYEICDEPSIADVLIVNTCGFIDSAKKESINAILDLHEQRKKDSLLVVTGCLMQRYREELMKELPEVDLFTGVGDYEKIDEMILKKTNLFSNSTYLQDKNTNRVITGSNYQAFIKIAEGCNQKCSFCAIPSFKGKLKSRSLESIVNEVKELVKKGYKDFSFIAQDTSSYLFDQGQKDGLLKLIEAIENIQGVKAARILYLYPTSISKEVIEKIIQSKVFVNYFDMPLQHISDNMLKIMKRGANKAKLIELLNLMKQAPNSFLRTGFIVGHPGESDEDFEELCTFIKEFGFDRISVFAYSKEEDTAAFDMEQIPSKIINTRLKVIEKIVDECIEKSFNQQVGKKTLAFCEGQSSEGEFFIGAKDLRWDRNIDGEILINESDCGDLEMGELYECEITQSLDKKLIAKALRRLDD; encoded by the coding sequence ATGCCAAAACTTTTTTTAATGTCTTTAGGTTGTAATAAAAATTTAGTTGATAGCGAAATCATGCTTGGAAGATTAAGTGATTATGAAATTTGTGATGAGCCAAGCATAGCTGATGTTTTGATTGTAAATACCTGTGGCTTTATAGATAGTGCTAAAAAAGAAAGTATAAATGCGATTTTAGACTTACACGAGCAAAGAAAAAAAGATTCATTGTTAGTTGTAACAGGTTGTTTGATGCAACGCTACCGCGAAGAATTAATGAAAGAACTACCTGAAGTTGATCTTTTTACCGGTGTGGGAGATTATGAAAAAATTGATGAAATGATACTTAAAAAAACTAATCTTTTTTCAAATTCCACTTACTTGCAAGATAAAAATACCAATCGTGTAATCACAGGATCAAATTATCAAGCTTTTATCAAAATAGCTGAAGGATGTAATCAAAAATGTTCATTTTGCGCCATACCAAGCTTTAAAGGAAAACTCAAATCAAGAAGCCTAGAAAGCATTGTAAATGAAGTAAAAGAGCTTGTTAAAAAAGGCTATAAAGACTTTTCTTTTATTGCTCAAGATACAAGTTCGTATTTATTTGATCAAGGTCAAAAAGATGGACTTTTAAAGCTTATTGAAGCTATAGAAAATATTCAAGGTGTAAAGGCTGCTAGAATTTTATATCTATATCCAACAAGTATTAGCAAAGAAGTGATAGAAAAAATCATTCAATCAAAAGTTTTTGTAAATTATTTTGATATGCCTTTGCAACACATCAGTGATAATATGCTTAAAATCATGAAACGCGGAGCTAACAAAGCTAAATTAATCGAACTTTTAAATTTAATGAAACAAGCCCCAAATTCATTTTTACGCACAGGTTTTATAGTAGGACACCCTGGAGAGAGCGATGAAGATTTTGAAGAATTATGCACTTTTATAAAAGAATTTGGTTTTGATAGAATTAGTGTTTTTGCTTATTCTAAAGAAGAAGATACCGCAGCTTTTGACATGGAACAAATTCCTAGTAAAATCATCAATACAAGATTAAAAGTGATAGAAAAAATCGTCGATGAATGTATAGAAAAAAGTTTTAATCAACAAGTTGGTAAAAAAACCTTAGCATTTTGTGAAGGTCAAAGCTCTGAAGGAGAATTTTTCATCGGCGCAAAAGATTTGCGTTGGGATAGAAATATAGATGGAGAAATTCTCATCAATGAAAGTGATTGT
- a CDS encoding BspA family leucine-rich repeat surface protein, with protein MFTPKTKSELVALVREELITLDEIDVSLIADMSYLFYYSTRTNFDGIEKWDVSSVKDMSYMFYCCKNFNNDISKWNVSNVENMEGMFFDCEAFDQDLSSWNMSSVKDTNYMFCNCLKFNHKVENWDVHNTITMAHMFENCKQFDQDLSRWDVHNAKTMAFLLHNCTNFHYDVKKLDIDKNCNVQKILGHEEIQNKYAIKH; from the coding sequence ATGTTCACGCCTAAAACAAAAAGCGAATTAGTTGCTCTTGTTAGAGAAGAGCTTATTACCTTAGATGAAATCGATGTAAGCTTAATCGCAGATATGTCTTATTTATTCTACTATTCTACTAGGACTAATTTTGACGGTATAGAAAAGTGGGATGTGTCAAGTGTAAAAGATATGTCTTATATGTTTTATTGTTGTAAAAATTTTAATAACGATATTTCTAAATGGAATGTATCAAATGTTGAAAACATGGAAGGAATGTTTTTTGATTGCGAAGCATTTGATCAAGATTTATCTTCTTGGAATATGTCAAGTGTTAAAGATACAAATTATATGTTTTGCAATTGTCTTAAATTTAACCATAAAGTAGAAAATTGGGATGTGCATAATACCATTACGATGGCACATATGTTTGAAAACTGCAAACAATTTGATCAAGATTTATCAAGATGGGATGTACACAATGCTAAAACAATGGCATTTTTATTGCACAATTGTACTAATTTTCACTATGATGTTAAAAAATTAGATATTGATAAAAACTGCAATGTTCAAAAAATACTAGGACATGAAGAAATACAAAATAAATATGCTATAAAACATTGA